In Sciurus carolinensis chromosome 17, mSciCar1.2, whole genome shotgun sequence, one genomic interval encodes:
- the LOC124968165 gene encoding olfactory receptor 7A10-like, with protein sequence MGPENETQISEYLLLGLSEDPELQPLIFGLFLSIYLVTVLGNLLIILATISDTHLHMPMYFFLSNLSFVDICFTSTTVPKMPVNIQTQRKVISYAGCITQIYFFAIFVVLDNFLLAVMAYDRYVAICHPLHYTVSMNPHVCGLLVLASWIVSVLNSLLQSLMVLRLSFCTILEIPHFFCELNQVVHLACSDTFLNDLVVCLASVVLGGGPLAGILYSYSKIVSSICKISSAQDKYKAFSICASHLSVVFLFYGTSLGVYLSSAVAQNSLSTATASVMYSVVTPMLNPFIYSLRNQDLKRAVRRLFGKATMKGVFCPGLDKCL encoded by the coding sequence ATGGGTCCAGAAAATGAGACACAGATTTCAGAATACCTTCTGCTGGGACtttcagaggacccagaactgcagcccctcatctttgggcttttcctctccatttacctggtcactgtgctggggaacctgctcatcattctggccaccatctcagacaCCCACCTGCAcatgcccatgtacttcttcctctccaacctgtcctttgtagacatctgcttcacctccaccactgTACCAAAGATGCCCgtgaacatccagacacagaggAAGGTCATTTCCTATGCAGGCTGCATCACACAGATATACTTCTTTGCAATATTTGTAGTGTTGGACAACTTCCTTCtggctgtgatggcctatgaccgatatgtggccatctgccaccccctgCACTACACAGTCAGCATGAACCCCCATGTCTGTGGATTGCTGGTGCTGGCATCCTGGATCGTGAGTGTCCTGAATTCCTTATTACAAAGCTTAATGGTGTTGCGGCTCTCCTTCTGCACAATCTTGgaaatcccccactttttctgtgaactgaATCAGGTGGTCCACCTTGCCTGTTCTGACACTTTTCTTAATGACCTTGTGGTATGTCTTGCATCTGTGGTGCTGGGAGGTGGCCCCCTTGCTGGCatcctttactcctactccaagatagtgtcctccatctgtaaaatctcatcagctcaggacaagtacaaagccttctccatcTGTGCATCTCACCTCTCCGTGGTCTTCTTATTTTATGGCACAAGCCTAGGTGTGTACCTCAGTTCTGCTGTGGCCCAAAACTCACTCTCTACTGCCacagcctcagtgatgtacagcgtggtcacccccatgctgaaccccttcatctacagtctgaggaatcaGGACCTCAAGCGTGCTGTGAGAAGACTCTTTGGGAAGGCAACTATGAAAGGGGTGTTTTGCCCAGGGCTGGACAAATGCCTGTAG
- the LOC124968446 gene encoding olfactory receptor 7A5-like, producing MYLITMFGNLLIILAITLDSHLHTPMYFFLTNLSFSDICLTSTTVPKMLVNMQTQSKVIPFEGCIVQMHFFIVLTGLENFLLAVMAYDRFVAICHPLHYTVTMNPWLCMLLVMVSWILGVLHALLQSLMVLKLSFCTDLEIPHFFCELNQVVQLACSDTFPNYMVMYVTAVLLGGGPLAGILYSYSKIVSSISSISSVQGRYKAFSTCASHLSVVSLFYFTILGVYFSAAATHNSHSSATASVMYSVVTPMLNPFIYSLRNKDIKRALKRYL from the coding sequence atgtacctgaTCACCATGTTTGGAAACCTactcatcatcctggccatcaCCTTGGACTCCCAtctgcacacacccatgtatttcttcctcaccAACCTATCTTTTTCTGACATCTGTCTCACCTCCACCActgtcccaaagatgctggtgaataTGCAGACACAGAGCAAGGTCATACCTTTTGAAGGCTGTATTGTGCAGATGCACTTTTTCATAGTTTTGACTGGCTTGGAAAACTTTCTCCTGGCTGTGATGGCCTACGACCGCtttgtggccatttgtcacccccTGCACTACACAGTGACTATGAACCCCTGGCTCTGCATGTTGTTGGTTATGGTGTCCTGGATCTTAGGTGTCTTGCATGCCCTGTTACAAAGCTTAATGGTGTTGAAACTGTCCTTTTGTACAGATTTGGAAATCCCACATTTTTTCTGTGAACTTAATCAAGTGGTTCAACTTGCTTGTTCTGACACTTTTCCTAATTATATGGTGATGTATGTTACAGCTGTGCTACTGGGTGGTGGTCCTCTTGCTGGCATCCTTTATTCTTATTCTAAGATAGTTTCCTCCATAAGTTCAATCTCATCAGTTCAGGGGAGGTATAAAGCATTTTCCACCTGTGCATCTCACCTCTCtgtggtctccttattttattttacaatccTAGGAGTGTACTTCAGTGCTGCTGCAACCCATAATTCACATTCAAGTGCAACAGCCTCGGTGATGTACagtgtggtcacccccatgctaaACCCCTTCATTTACAGTCTCAGGAATAAAGATATCAAGAGGGCTCTGAAAAGATACTTGTGA